In one window of Bradyrhizobium diazoefficiens DNA:
- a CDS encoding xanthine dehydrogenase family protein subunit M: MINFQYARAADVADAVRLLNADPGAKLIAGGTNLVDLMKENVERPSRLIDISRLQLGQVEQTPDGGLLIGALVPNSDLAYHPLVVRNYPLLGSAILAGASAQLRNMASVGGNLMQRTRCAYFYDTATPCNKRHPGTGCSAIEGANRGHAILGTSEACIAVYPSDMCVALAALDARVRITGPSGDRTMPLVDFHRLPGDTPHLDTNLAAGEIITAIELPPRGFSERYSYLKIRDRLSYAFALVSVAAALELDGEQIGEARLALGGVAHKPWRKLEAEALLRGQPAAEANFARAADALLQGAKAYAHNGFKIALARRAIVRTLAQAANATPQSQSHKKIA, encoded by the coding sequence ATGATCAATTTCCAATATGCGCGGGCGGCTGACGTCGCGGACGCGGTTCGCCTGCTCAATGCCGATCCAGGGGCTAAGCTGATTGCCGGCGGCACCAATCTGGTCGACCTGATGAAGGAGAATGTGGAGCGGCCGTCACGGTTGATCGACATCTCCCGCCTGCAGCTCGGGCAAGTCGAACAGACACCCGATGGCGGCCTGCTTATCGGTGCACTGGTGCCGAATTCCGACCTCGCCTATCACCCTCTGGTCGTGCGGAATTATCCCCTCCTTGGCAGCGCCATTCTCGCCGGCGCATCGGCGCAGTTGCGCAACATGGCATCCGTCGGTGGCAATCTGATGCAACGGACGCGCTGTGCCTATTTCTACGACACCGCGACGCCGTGCAACAAACGTCACCCCGGCACGGGCTGCTCGGCAATCGAGGGCGCCAATCGCGGTCACGCCATTCTTGGCACGAGCGAGGCGTGTATCGCGGTCTATCCGTCCGACATGTGCGTGGCACTTGCAGCACTGGACGCGCGCGTGCGCATCACCGGCCCGTCCGGCGACCGGACCATGCCGCTCGTGGATTTCCATCGGTTGCCCGGCGATACCCCGCATCTCGACACGAACCTGGCCGCAGGCGAGATCATCACCGCGATCGAGCTGCCGCCGCGCGGATTTTCAGAGCGCTACAGCTACCTGAAGATTCGCGACCGGTTGTCCTATGCGTTCGCGCTGGTCTCTGTCGCAGCCGCGCTGGAGTTGGATGGCGAGCAGATCGGCGAGGCGCGCCTTGCGCTCGGCGGGGTCGCGCACAAGCCATGGCGCAAGCTGGAGGCCGAAGCCCTGCTGCGCGGACAGCCGGCGGCGGAAGCCAATTTCGCGCGCGCCGCGGATGCGCTGTTGCAGGGGGCCAAGGCCTACGCCCACAATGGCTTTAAGATCGCGCTTGCCCGCCGTGCCATCGTTCGTACGCTAGCGCAAGCCGCAAATGCCACGCCGCAATCGCAGTCCCACAAGAAGATCGCGTGA
- a CDS encoding IS110 family transposase has protein sequence MAKRNTICAGIDTSKDKLDVALDGSSEELQVKNTAEGHQELVEWLKRHKVKRVGIEASGGYEQAAVAELRRKRFVVIVFQPIQVRAYATFHLQRAKNDKIDAALIAACTAAVKNIHPAPDPRLQPFAVHLTMIDQIKEDIAKLKNRLESCRDERIQKFWKEQIALLAKHRRAEFKALVAAIRKHRDLAARLDLIYSVGGSGLPTAVAILIRMPEIGRITREQAAALTGLAPYDDDSGKHIGARRIDGGRQRLRQALYTAALPASFRWNPQLMALYSRLIAAGKGHKRALVACARKLIVIINAVVARGTPWVAEPPKTVSVSVT, from the coding sequence ATGGCCAAACGTAACACGATCTGTGCCGGAATCGATACTAGCAAAGACAAGCTCGACGTGGCGCTCGATGGCAGTTCGGAGGAGCTGCAGGTCAAGAACACGGCGGAAGGTCACCAGGAGTTGGTGGAGTGGCTGAAGCGCCACAAGGTCAAGAGGGTTGGGATCGAGGCGAGCGGTGGTTATGAGCAGGCGGCGGTTGCCGAACTGCGACGCAAGCGGTTTGTCGTCATCGTATTTCAGCCGATCCAGGTCCGTGCCTATGCCACGTTCCATTTGCAACGGGCCAAGAACGACAAGATCGATGCTGCGTTGATTGCGGCCTGCACCGCCGCGGTCAAGAACATCCATCCCGCTCCAGACCCCCGGCTGCAGCCCTTTGCCGTGCATCTGACGATGATCGACCAGATCAAGGAGGACATCGCAAAGCTCAAAAATCGGCTGGAGAGCTGCCGTGACGAGCGTATCCAGAAGTTCTGGAAGGAGCAGATTGCTCTGTTGGCCAAGCACAGACGAGCCGAGTTCAAGGCCTTGGTGGCAGCGATCCGCAAGCATCGCGATCTCGCCGCACGTCTCGATCTGATCTACAGCGTTGGCGGCAGCGGCTTGCCGACCGCGGTTGCCATCTTGATCAGGATGCCCGAGATCGGTCGGATCACCCGCGAGCAAGCCGCAGCCCTCACCGGACTTGCGCCTTACGATGACGACAGCGGCAAGCATATCGGCGCCCGTCGAATTGACGGCGGACGCCAGCGCTTGCGTCAGGCACTCTACACCGCAGCTCTTCCGGCCTCCTTCCGCTGGAACCCGCAGCTCATGGCCCTGTACAGCCGGCTGATCGCCGCCGGCAAGGGCCACAAGCGCGCGCTCGTCGCCTGTGCCAGAAAGCTGATCGTCATCATCAACGCCGTCGTCGCCCGCGGAACACCGTGGGTCGCTGAACCGCCCAAAACCGTGAGTGTGTCCGTCACCTGA
- the ald gene encoding alanine dehydrogenase translates to MRVGVPKEIKVQEYRVGLTPGAVREYVAAGHQVTVETGAGSGIGASDEVYQRAGASIGANTREIFAKSDMIVKVKEPQKDEWTQLREGQILFTYLHLAPDPEQAKGLLASGCTAIAYETVTDAAGHLPLLAPMSEVAGRLAIEAAGAALKRSAGGRGLLLGGVPGVQPARVVVLGGGVVGTQAARMAAGLGAEVSVIDRSIPRLRELDDLFAGRIRTRFSTIESVEQEVFNADVVIGAVLVPGASAPKLVTRAMLRSMRPGAVLVDVAIDQGGCFETSHPTTHSDPTYEVDGVVHYCVANMPGAVPVTSSQALNNATLPFGLMLANKGFAAVLENPHLRNGLNVHRGRVTNKAVAESLGLDFAPVGSGLAA, encoded by the coding sequence ATGCGTGTCGGTGTGCCCAAGGAGATCAAGGTGCAGGAATATCGCGTCGGGCTCACCCCGGGCGCGGTCCGCGAATATGTCGCGGCCGGGCATCAGGTGACGGTCGAAACCGGCGCCGGCAGCGGCATCGGTGCCTCCGACGAGGTGTACCAGCGGGCGGGGGCCTCGATCGGCGCGAATACGCGCGAGATCTTTGCGAAGTCCGACATGATCGTGAAGGTGAAGGAGCCGCAGAAGGATGAATGGACCCAGCTTCGCGAGGGCCAGATCCTGTTTACCTATCTCCATCTCGCGCCGGATCCTGAACAGGCCAAGGGTCTGCTCGCGTCAGGCTGTACTGCGATCGCCTATGAGACCGTCACCGACGCGGCCGGTCACCTCCCCCTGCTTGCGCCAATGAGCGAAGTTGCCGGCCGCCTCGCCATCGAGGCCGCCGGTGCCGCGCTCAAGCGATCGGCCGGCGGCCGCGGCCTGCTGCTTGGCGGCGTGCCCGGGGTGCAGCCGGCACGCGTGGTCGTGCTTGGCGGCGGCGTGGTCGGAACGCAGGCCGCGCGCATGGCCGCCGGCCTTGGTGCTGAAGTCAGCGTGATCGACCGCTCGATTCCGCGCTTGCGCGAGCTCGACGATCTCTTCGCCGGACGCATTCGCACGCGCTTCTCGACCATCGAGTCGGTCGAGCAGGAGGTGTTCAATGCCGACGTCGTCATCGGCGCCGTGCTGGTGCCCGGCGCCAGCGCACCAAAACTCGTCACGCGCGCGATGTTGCGATCGATGCGGCCGGGCGCCGTGCTGGTCGACGTCGCGATCGACCAGGGCGGCTGCTTCGAGACCTCGCATCCAACGACGCACAGCGACCCGACCTATGAAGTCGATGGTGTCGTGCACTATTGCGTGGCCAACATGCCGGGCGCAGTGCCGGTGACGTCGAGCCAGGCACTGAACAATGCGACGCTGCCGTTCGGCCTGATGCTCGCGAACAAGGGGTTCGCCGCGGTGCTGGAAAATCCTCATTTGCGCAACGGACTGAACGTCCATCGCGGTCGCGTCACCAACAAGGCGGTGGCGGAAAGCCTTGGGCTGGACTTCGCGCCTGTCGGCAGCGGGCTTGCGGCGTAG
- a CDS encoding putative sulfate exporter family transporter translates to MSQNQASSPADAKPATAVSRIVALIPGILLCIAVAGVSALLERFELGIFEHPYVEALVMAILLGMAVRSFWKPAPRWQAGIAFSAKQLLEVAVMLLGASISFAAIAASGIALLASIAAVVVIALTVSFGLSRLLGLSTRLSILIACGNSICGNSAIAAVAPIIGANSDEIASSISFTAILGVMMVLGLPLLIPLLQLTATQYGILAGLTVYAVPQVLAATVPAGLVSTQIGTLVKLMRVLMLGPVVVGLSLVASRWQTGAKKTNIGFFRLVPWFILGFLVLATLRSLEIVPGTVVAPITRITSFLTVVSMAALGLGVDVKVLANVGGRVTAAVTLSLLLLLGISIALVHWFK, encoded by the coding sequence GTGTCGCAAAATCAAGCATCCAGCCCGGCCGACGCCAAACCAGCCACTGCCGTTAGCCGCATCGTCGCGCTGATTCCCGGCATCCTCCTGTGCATCGCCGTGGCCGGCGTCTCGGCCCTGCTCGAACGTTTCGAACTCGGCATCTTCGAGCATCCCTATGTCGAGGCGCTGGTGATGGCGATCCTGCTTGGGATGGCCGTTCGCAGCTTCTGGAAACCCGCGCCGCGCTGGCAGGCCGGCATCGCCTTCAGCGCCAAGCAGCTGCTCGAAGTCGCGGTCATGCTGCTCGGCGCCTCCATCAGCTTTGCGGCAATCGCGGCCTCAGGCATCGCGCTCCTGGCGTCGATTGCAGCCGTGGTTGTGATCGCGCTCACCGTCTCGTTCGGGCTCAGCCGCCTGCTTGGACTATCGACGCGGCTGTCGATCCTGATCGCCTGCGGCAACTCCATCTGCGGCAATTCGGCAATCGCGGCGGTGGCGCCGATCATCGGCGCCAATAGCGACGAGATTGCATCCTCGATCTCCTTCACTGCGATCCTCGGCGTGATGATGGTGCTGGGCCTGCCGCTGTTGATCCCGCTATTGCAGCTCACCGCCACGCAATACGGCATCCTGGCGGGTCTCACCGTCTATGCCGTGCCTCAAGTGCTGGCCGCGACGGTGCCGGCTGGTCTCGTCTCCACGCAGATCGGTACGCTGGTCAAGCTGATGCGCGTCTTGATGCTCGGCCCCGTGGTCGTCGGCCTGTCGCTGGTCGCCTCACGCTGGCAGACCGGTGCCAAGAAGACCAATATCGGCTTCTTCCGCCTGGTGCCGTGGTTCATCCTCGGCTTCCTCGTGCTGGCGACGTTGCGCTCGCTGGAGATCGTGCCGGGCACGGTGGTTGCCCCGATCACGCGGATCACGAGCTTCCTCACGGTGGTGTCGATGGCGGCACTCGGTCTCGGCGTCGATGTGAAGGTGCTCGCCAATGTCGGCGGCCGGGTAACGGCGGCCGTGACGCTGTCGCTGCTGCTCCTGCTCGGCATCAGCATCGCGCTGGTGCACTGGTTCAAGTGA
- a CDS encoding Lrp/AsnC family transcriptional regulator gives MALDRKDLAILVELTTNARASHTELANKVGLSSTALARRQKALEDDGYIQAYQAALDLARFGLTTTVLVRIALESQSDEALKAFEAEVVKCPSVVRCFLMSGTDDYILIVLARDIQDFERIHRTELSRLPRVARVQSSFALREVVNRAVPTVVFGETKR, from the coding sequence TTGGCCCTTGACCGGAAAGATCTCGCCATTCTCGTGGAACTCACGACCAATGCGCGCGCCAGCCACACCGAGCTTGCGAACAAGGTCGGCCTGTCGAGCACGGCGCTGGCACGGCGGCAGAAGGCGCTGGAGGACGACGGATACATCCAGGCCTACCAGGCCGCGCTCGACCTCGCGCGGTTCGGCCTCACAACCACGGTGCTGGTGCGCATTGCGCTGGAGAGCCAGAGCGACGAGGCGCTGAAGGCATTCGAAGCGGAGGTGGTGAAGTGCCCCTCGGTCGTGCGCTGCTTCCTGATGTCGGGCACCGACGACTACATCCTGATCGTGCTCGCGCGCGACATCCAGGATTTCGAACGCATCCATCGCACCGAGCTGTCGCGCCTGCCGCGCGTCGCGCGCGTGCAATCGAGCTTCGCGCTACGCGAGGTCGTCAACCGCGCGGTGCCGACCGTGGTGTTCGGCGAGACGAAGCGCTGA
- a CDS encoding (2Fe-2S)-binding protein, translating to MAETSPQAPERIPVHLIVNGSSRSLDLAPWTTLLDALRDRLGLTGTKKGCDHGQCGACTVLVDGRRVNSCLTLAVMKDGAQVTTIEGLGGDGKLHPLQQAFIDHDAFQCGYCTPGQICSAAGLLAEGHARSIDDIRELMSGNLCRCGGYPNIVAAIQQAMAQS from the coding sequence ATGGCTGAAACTTCACCACAGGCGCCGGAACGCATTCCCGTGCATCTCATAGTCAACGGTAGCAGTCGCTCGCTCGATCTTGCGCCTTGGACGACGCTGCTCGATGCCCTGCGCGACCGTCTCGGCTTGACCGGCACCAAAAAGGGTTGCGATCACGGCCAGTGCGGCGCCTGCACCGTTCTCGTCGACGGGCGCCGGGTCAACTCCTGCCTGACGCTTGCAGTGATGAAGGATGGCGCGCAGGTGACGACGATCGAAGGTCTCGGGGGCGACGGCAAACTCCATCCGTTGCAACAGGCCTTTATCGACCATGATGCTTTTCAATGCGGCTACTGCACGCCGGGGCAGATCTGCTCCGCAGCAGGGTTGCTGGCTGAGGGCCACGCCAGGAGCATTGACGACATTCGCGAATTGATGAGCGGCAATCTCTGCCGCTGCGGCGGCTATCCCAACATCGTCGCCGCGATCCAGCAGGCGATGGCTCAATCATGA
- a CDS encoding ABC transporter permease, translating into MSSPAILRHSEDSMSAATAISEAGPVPATTPPATPPSFGTLALRWYRLNQGRLRATAIGIISLLAFLLVWHLLTTYRVVFFVRFTNVPSPVEVYASFTRAIHDPKFLLHVVLSCRRIFFGFSLAAIVGVPTGLIMGRFKLVHEIVFPVAEVLRPIPAIAWVPMAIMLWPTNEQSIVFITFLGSFFPILVNTLHGMSLVDPVLVRAAQCLGARERSIFREVYFPASLPHIFTGLTVGMGVAWVSLIAAEMISGQYGIGYFTWEAYSLVQYPDIALGMIAIGVLGLGSSLIIRGAGQLVMPWRPR; encoded by the coding sequence GTGAGCAGTCCGGCCATCCTCAGACATTCCGAGGACAGCATGTCAGCAGCAACCGCAATTTCAGAGGCGGGCCCCGTGCCCGCCACCACGCCGCCCGCGACACCGCCCTCCTTCGGCACGCTGGCACTGCGCTGGTATCGGCTCAACCAGGGCCGGCTGCGCGCGACCGCGATCGGGATCATCTCGCTGCTCGCCTTCCTGCTGGTCTGGCACCTGCTCACGACCTACCGCGTCGTGTTCTTCGTGCGCTTCACCAACGTGCCCTCGCCAGTTGAAGTCTATGCGAGCTTTACCAGGGCGATCCACGACCCCAAATTCCTGCTGCACGTCGTGCTGAGCTGCCGGCGCATCTTCTTCGGCTTCTCGCTCGCCGCGATCGTCGGCGTGCCGACCGGCCTGATCATGGGTCGCTTCAAGCTGGTACACGAGATCGTCTTCCCGGTGGCGGAGGTGCTGCGGCCGATCCCGGCGATCGCCTGGGTACCGATGGCGATCATGCTGTGGCCGACCAACGAGCAGAGCATCGTCTTCATCACCTTCCTCGGCTCGTTCTTCCCGATCCTGGTCAACACGCTGCACGGCATGTCTCTGGTCGATCCCGTGCTGGTGCGCGCGGCGCAATGCCTCGGCGCGCGCGAACGCTCGATCTTCCGCGAAGTGTATTTTCCGGCATCGCTGCCGCACATCTTTACCGGGCTCACCGTCGGCATGGGCGTGGCCTGGGTGTCGCTGATCGCGGCCGAGATGATCTCCGGCCAGTACGGCATCGGCTACTTCACCTGGGAGGCCTATTCGCTGGTCCAGTATCCCGACATCGCGCTCGGCATGATCGCGATCGGCGTGCTTGGCCTGGGATCGAGCCTGATCATCCGGGGCGCGGGGCAATTGGTGATGCCGTGGAGGCCAAGATGA
- a CDS encoding ABC transporter ATP-binding protein — protein MNEIVTKAPQGHIDVRNFSLSYDSIEGPVQAVTDTQIHVNPGEFVSIVGPSGCGKSTLLNAVAGFLKPTTGVVTVDGERVSGPSAERGMVFQQYSLFPWKTVRENVEFGLKMRGMARSQRERAARTLLGLAGLEAFEKHYPEKLSGGMKQRVGIVRALATGPKVLLLDEPFGALDAQTRVIMQQILTNMWQRLKISVLFVTHDIDEAIFLSDRVYCMTARPGSIKAEIPIPLERPRQQSMMMSSEFLALRRGLMSLIREESLKAMGGEINDMGLQGLNIELHGHSLADVI, from the coding sequence ATGAACGAGATCGTGACCAAGGCACCGCAGGGCCATATCGACGTCAGGAATTTCTCCCTGAGCTACGACAGTATCGAGGGACCGGTTCAGGCCGTCACCGATACGCAGATCCATGTGAATCCCGGCGAGTTCGTCTCGATCGTCGGCCCCTCCGGCTGCGGAAAGTCGACGCTGCTCAATGCGGTTGCCGGCTTCCTCAAGCCGACCACCGGCGTGGTCACCGTCGACGGCGAGCGGGTCAGCGGCCCCAGCGCCGAGCGCGGCATGGTGTTCCAGCAATATTCGCTGTTTCCCTGGAAGACGGTGCGGGAGAATGTCGAGTTCGGCCTGAAGATGCGCGGCATGGCGCGCTCGCAGCGCGAGCGTGCGGCACGGACGCTGCTTGGGCTCGCCGGACTCGAGGCCTTCGAGAAGCACTATCCGGAAAAGCTCTCGGGCGGCATGAAGCAGCGCGTCGGCATCGTCCGCGCGCTCGCGACCGGGCCGAAAGTTCTGCTGCTGGACGAGCCCTTCGGCGCGCTGGACGCGCAGACCCGGGTCATCATGCAGCAGATCCTCACCAACATGTGGCAGCGGCTGAAGATCTCGGTGCTGTTCGTCACCCACGACATCGACGAGGCCATCTTCCTCTCCGACCGGGTCTACTGCATGACCGCCCGCCCCGGCTCGATCAAGGCGGAGATCCCGATTCCGCTGGAGCGGCCACGGCAGCAATCGATGATGATGTCGTCGGAATTTCTGGCGCTGCGCCGCGGCCTGATGTCGCTGATCCGCGAGGAGAGCCTGAAAGCGATGGGCGGCGAGATCAATGACATGGGCCTACAGGGGCTCAACATCGAGCTGCACGGCCATTCGCTGGCGGATGTGATTTAG
- a CDS encoding NAD(P)/FAD-dependent oxidoreductase, whose translation MNIASPHKPLDLASTIAEGDIRCLLMVLVHMTGEARWLKPPYLPKRDIRLIPDPEAGVPREVQDEIRAAVVKLFADGTPKPVISDPGEELLLKMMRTCLGENVAPEYGPLMREEMAFVAREPRWANRPSDDRLAEQHVLIVGAGVCAIALGVALGRLGIPYTIVEKNAELGGTWWINRYPGCGVDTPNHSYSYSFSTQNAWTRYFCQREELLGYLLKVADEYGIREHLRVNTELTSSHWDDSRRRWISTFKTKDGEEIFESTALVSAIGQLNDPSRAHFKGEEDFKGTILHSALWSDDIKLDGKHVAVIGTGATSMQLVPTIAGRVASVTVYQRSAQWARPVKGYADPISEGARWLLAHLPFYVQWYRFNMFWRYGDGLLPFLRKDPAWPHPERAVNKGNDRHRQELTDFILTELKDRPDLISKCVPTYPPYGKRILLDNNWFKTLTRDNVELVTDTIDHFDARGIVTADGEHRPADIIVVATGFKVTEMAARLNISGRDGKTLRAAWANDNPTAFLGLTVPDFPNFFCMLGPNSGPAHGGSVIFQSECQSRYISACLVDMIEQGVAAIDVRKEVLDDYVRKVDAEHEAMIWTHPGMSTYYRNSSGRVFSAMPWRFVDYWRMTHDPDLGQYRLTKA comes from the coding sequence ATGAACATCGCATCTCCACACAAGCCGCTCGACCTCGCCTCGACAATCGCTGAAGGCGACATCCGCTGCCTGCTGATGGTGCTGGTGCACATGACCGGCGAGGCCCGCTGGCTCAAGCCGCCCTATCTGCCCAAACGCGACATCCGCCTCATTCCCGATCCCGAGGCTGGCGTACCCCGGGAGGTCCAGGACGAGATCCGCGCTGCGGTCGTCAAGCTCTTTGCCGACGGCACGCCGAAGCCGGTCATCAGCGATCCCGGCGAAGAGCTGCTGTTGAAGATGATGCGGACCTGCCTCGGCGAAAACGTCGCGCCGGAATATGGGCCCTTGATGCGCGAGGAGATGGCCTTTGTGGCGCGCGAGCCGCGCTGGGCCAATCGTCCTTCCGACGACAGGCTCGCAGAGCAACACGTTCTGATCGTCGGCGCCGGCGTCTGCGCCATCGCGCTCGGCGTAGCGCTCGGCCGTCTCGGCATCCCCTACACCATCGTCGAGAAGAACGCCGAGCTCGGCGGCACCTGGTGGATCAACCGCTATCCCGGCTGCGGCGTCGATACGCCGAATCACTCTTATTCGTACTCGTTCAGCACCCAGAATGCATGGACGCGCTATTTCTGCCAGCGCGAGGAGTTGCTCGGATATCTGCTGAAGGTCGCGGACGAATATGGCATCCGTGAGCATCTGCGCGTCAACACCGAGCTGACCTCATCGCACTGGGACGACAGCAGGCGGCGCTGGATTTCCACATTCAAGACGAAAGACGGCGAAGAGATATTCGAATCCACGGCGCTGGTCTCCGCCATCGGCCAGCTCAACGACCCCTCCCGCGCGCACTTCAAGGGCGAAGAGGATTTCAAAGGCACGATCCTGCACTCGGCGCTGTGGTCGGACGACATCAAGCTTGACGGCAAGCATGTAGCCGTGATCGGCACCGGCGCGACATCGATGCAGCTGGTGCCGACGATTGCCGGCCGCGTTGCTTCCGTCACCGTCTACCAGCGCAGCGCGCAATGGGCGCGGCCGGTGAAGGGCTATGCCGATCCGATCAGCGAGGGCGCGCGCTGGCTGCTCGCGCATCTGCCGTTCTATGTGCAGTGGTATCGCTTCAACATGTTCTGGCGCTATGGCGACGGCTTGCTGCCGTTCCTGCGCAAGGACCCGGCCTGGCCGCATCCCGAGCGCGCCGTCAACAAGGGCAACGACCGGCATCGCCAGGAATTGACCGACTTCATTCTCACCGAACTGAAGGACCGGCCCGACCTGATTTCGAAATGCGTGCCGACCTACCCGCCGTATGGCAAGCGCATCCTGCTCGACAACAACTGGTTCAAGACGCTGACGCGCGACAATGTCGAGCTCGTCACCGACACAATCGACCATTTCGACGCACGCGGCATCGTCACCGCCGACGGCGAGCACCGTCCCGCCGATATCATCGTCGTCGCCACCGGCTTCAAGGTGACGGAAATGGCCGCCCGCCTCAACATCAGCGGCCGCGACGGCAAGACTCTGCGCGCGGCATGGGCTAACGACAATCCGACCGCGTTCCTCGGCCTCACCGTTCCCGATTTTCCCAACTTCTTCTGCATGCTCGGACCGAACTCGGGCCCGGCCCATGGCGGCAGCGTCATCTTCCAGTCGGAATGCCAGAGCCGCTACATCTCCGCCTGCCTCGTCGACATGATCGAGCAAGGCGTCGCCGCCATCGACGTCCGCAAGGAGGTGCTCGACGATTACGTTCGCAAGGTCGATGCCGAGCACGAGGCGATGATCTGGACCCATCCGGGCATGAGCACCTACTACCGCAATAGCAGTGGCCGCGTGTTTTCGGCGATGCCCTGGCGGTTTGTCGACTACTGGCGCATGACGCATGATCCGGATCTGGGGCAGTACAGGCTGACGAAGGCGTAG